Proteins encoded together in one Solanum lycopersicum chromosome 7, SLM_r2.1 window:
- the LOC138337314 gene encoding uncharacterized protein — MASYEALYGHRCRSSVGWFEVGETTMIGPDSVLYAMEKVQLIRDRLKTAQSRHKCHADVRRRELEFQVDDWVFLKVSHMKGVMRFGKKGKLSARYVVPYKIMKRIGKVEYELEFPPKLATVHPVFHISLLKKCVGDQTSIVPLESVTVKDSLSYEDVPVEILDRQVRRLRSKEVALVKVLWRSQSIEGATWEAEAAMKVKYPYLFPSDCTPT; from the coding sequence ATGGCctcttatgaggctttatatgggcatAGATGTAGATCttctgttggttggtttgaagtaggtgaaacaactatgatagggccagattcagtcctttatgctatggagaaagtgcaactcattagagatagacttaagacagcccaAAGTCGTCACAAATGTCATGCAGATGTAAgaagaagggaactagagttccaagttgatgattgggtttttctgaaagtctcacatatgaaaggggtgatgagatttggaaagaaagggaagctcagtgCTCGATATGTAGTCCCTTACAAGATCATGAAAAGGATTGGTAAGGTAgaatatgagttagagtttccaCCAAAATTAGCAacagtgcatccggtcttccacatctcactcttgaagaagtgcgtGGGTGACCAAAcctctatagtgccattagagagtgtgacggtgaaagatagtctttcttatgaggatgtaccagttgagattcttgaccgtcaggttagaaggttgagaagcAAAGAAGTCGCtttagtcaaggttttgtggaggagtcagtccatagagggagctacttgggaagcagaagcagccatgaaagtaaagtatccttacctttttccttCCGATTGCACTCcaacttga